A window of the Negativicutes bacterium genome harbors these coding sequences:
- the dusB gene encoding tRNA dihydrouridine synthase DusB — MQIADYHFPNPVVLAPMAGVTDLVFRRICKEMGCALSVTEMISDKGLIYSQRATLKIAEISEPGFVAVQLFGSEVEPMLQAVEIINRMQPHLIDLNMGCPAPKIVRNGEGSALMLKPELASRIMTAVVLHAAVPVTVKMRLGWDAQNINCLEMAKRAEAAGIAAITLHARTRDQFYGGKADWDYIKQMKETVSIPVIGNGDIWQPEDAARMQKETGADGVMIGRAVLGNPWLIRNTVALLTNGQTLSLPNYRERIQMAIRHLHELVAYKGEHIGVREMRKHGAWYLKSLRGASGIRILLNSAKSVGEMERILLTYQRELAGLPEDQILESC; from the coding sequence ATGCAGATAGCAGATTATCATTTTCCCAATCCTGTGGTCCTTGCTCCCATGGCCGGTGTGACCGATCTTGTCTTTCGGCGCATCTGCAAAGAAATGGGCTGCGCTTTGAGTGTAACTGAAATGATCAGCGATAAAGGTCTGATCTATTCGCAAAGAGCCACCCTGAAGATCGCTGAAATCAGCGAGCCGGGCTTTGTTGCGGTGCAATTATTCGGCTCCGAAGTGGAGCCGATGCTTCAGGCTGTGGAAATCATCAACCGGATGCAGCCGCATCTCATCGATCTGAATATGGGCTGTCCGGCGCCAAAAATCGTCAGAAATGGAGAAGGCTCCGCCTTGATGCTGAAACCGGAACTGGCGTCTCGGATTATGACCGCAGTCGTTTTGCACGCCGCGGTACCCGTTACGGTGAAAATGCGGCTGGGCTGGGATGCGCAGAACATCAACTGCCTGGAGATGGCCAAACGAGCCGAAGCCGCCGGCATCGCAGCCATCACACTGCATGCCAGAACCAGGGATCAATTTTATGGCGGTAAAGCAGACTGGGATTACATCAAGCAGATGAAGGAGACGGTATCGATTCCTGTCATCGGCAACGGGGATATCTGGCAGCCGGAAGATGCGGCGCGGATGCAGAAAGAAACCGGTGCCGACGGCGTGATGATTGGGCGCGCTGTTTTAGGCAATCCCTGGTTGATACGCAATACGGTAGCCTTGCTGACAAACGGTCAGACCTTAAGTTTACCCAATTACCGCGAGCGAATTCAAATGGCGATTCGGCATCTGCATGAATTGGTTGCCTATAAGGGGGAACATATTGGCGTGCGTGAAATGCGTAAACACGGGGCATGGTATTTAAAAAGCCTGCGCGGTGCTTCCGGTATCCGGATTTTGCTGAACAGCGCCAAATCAGTCGGGGAAATGGAACGGATTTTGCTGACCTATCAGAGAGAGCTGGCAGGCCTGCCGGAGGATCAGATCCTGGAATCCTGTTGA
- a CDS encoding M20 family metallopeptidase: MSYREDLAQLIDAKKDAFCHISDEIWGFAESRFQEVKSSQLQAQYLTEQGFRVTQGLAGEATAILAEFGSGIPVIALLGEFDALSGLSQEADNTVHTPIVPGKDGHGCGHNLLGTASLAAAVALKEYMEQQKLAGTIRYYGCPAEENAGGKAFLVRDGYFKDCDIAITWHPGSINGVTPTGSLANFRAFFTFHGKSAHAAGAPHLGRSALDAVEIMDVGVNYMREHMIDEARIHYAIINTGGTAPNVVQSEAQVLYAIRAPKVTQVMELYERVCNVARGAALITETTVDIRQVAAYSDYIANDVINSRLSEHMDAFLPVGYTEEELAYAKAFQAVITDLDRNNLKVEAKRIAGHDAGKLLEKPLFDFKIEQKGASKGSTDVGDVSWVVPTGQFSVVTLAAGTPGHAWQTVAQGKSSIAHKGMLLAAKIMAAAAYDFLTNPKLIQEAKAAWLADLDGETYPNALPRDAKPEIW, from the coding sequence ATGAGTTACCGTGAAGATCTGGCGCAGTTAATCGACGCCAAAAAGGACGCATTCTGCCATATCAGTGATGAAATTTGGGGGTTTGCCGAATCCAGATTCCAGGAAGTAAAGTCATCGCAGCTGCAAGCGCAGTATCTGACGGAGCAGGGATTTCGCGTTACGCAGGGTTTAGCCGGTGAGGCTACGGCAATTTTAGCTGAATTCGGCAGCGGCATACCGGTCATTGCCTTGCTTGGAGAATTTGATGCTCTTTCCGGTCTTTCTCAGGAAGCGGACAATACGGTGCACACACCAATTGTGCCGGGTAAGGATGGTCATGGCTGCGGGCATAATCTCTTGGGTACTGCTTCTTTGGCTGCTGCGGTTGCCTTAAAGGAATATATGGAGCAGCAGAAATTAGCCGGTACCATTCGTTATTATGGCTGCCCTGCCGAAGAAAATGCCGGAGGCAAGGCCTTTTTGGTCCGTGACGGCTACTTCAAAGACTGCGATATTGCAATCACCTGGCATCCTGGCAGCATCAATGGCGTGACACCCACCGGTTCTCTGGCCAATTTCCGCGCCTTTTTTACCTTCCATGGCAAATCCGCTCATGCCGCCGGAGCGCCTCATCTCGGCCGCAGCGCTTTGGACGCCGTGGAAATTATGGACGTCGGCGTCAATTATATGCGTGAACATATGATCGATGAAGCGCGCATCCATTATGCCATCATCAATACCGGCGGCACAGCGCCCAATGTTGTGCAGTCGGAAGCCCAGGTGCTGTATGCCATCCGCGCTCCCAAAGTCACCCAGGTGATGGAGCTGTATGAACGCGTCTGCAATGTGGCACGCGGGGCCGCTTTGATTACGGAAACAACGGTCGACATCCGGCAGGTAGCCGCTTACTCCGATTACATTGCCAACGACGTGATCAACAGCCGTCTCTCAGAGCATATGGACGCTTTCTTGCCGGTTGGCTATACAGAAGAAGAATTGGCTTATGCCAAAGCCTTCCAGGCGGTGATTACCGACCTCGACCGCAACAATTTGAAAGTGGAAGCAAAGCGGATCGCCGGTCACGATGCCGGCAAATTGCTGGAAAAACCGCTTTTTGATTTCAAAATAGAACAGAAAGGCGCCAGCAAAGGTTCGACCGACGTTGGTGATGTCTCCTGGGTTGTACCAACCGGTCAATTCAGCGTTGTCACCTTAGCTGCCGGAACGCCGGGCCATGCCTGGCAAACCGTTGCGCAGGGTAAGAGTTCCATCGCGCATAAGGGAATGCTGCTGGCAGCTAAAATCATGGCGGCCGCCGCCTATGATTTCCTGACCAATCCAAAGCTGATCCAAGAGGCGAAAGCCGCCTGGCTCGCCGATCTCGACGGGGAAACCTATCCCAATGCTTTGCCGCGTGATGCCAAACCGGAAATTTGGTAA
- a CDS encoding ATP-binding cassette domain-containing protein, which yields MSLIVSNLTKKYEDKTVLDHLSFQMIKPGVYALLGTNGAGKTTAIRMMLGMLSRDNGEVLWNNRPLDTATCNVGYLAEERGLYPKYALMDQLIYFARLRNVPTAEAKKRISDWAERLEVTEYLYPGYANGSLADTTGKRAGFGFGSKRRKAAPPKLADQLSKGNQQKIQFMTALISDPELIILDEPLSGLDPINTDLFRNIIRDEIDKGKYLIMSSHQMATVEEFCSDLTILDRGKVILQGHLNEIKKSYGRVNLKLKVEQDISQLLDAAAVQLIAEKEYEYQLKVSGQEQANLLLSMLIARQISIITFDLREPSLHEIFVKVVGESNETE from the coding sequence ATGAGCTTAATCGTCTCGAATTTAACCAAGAAATATGAAGACAAGACCGTGCTGGATCACTTAAGTTTTCAAATGATAAAACCGGGTGTCTATGCGCTGCTCGGTACAAACGGCGCCGGTAAAACAACCGCGATCCGGATGATGCTGGGTATGCTTTCCCGTGACAACGGCGAGGTGCTTTGGAACAATCGGCCCCTGGATACCGCTACCTGCAATGTCGGTTATCTGGCGGAAGAACGTGGCCTTTATCCCAAATATGCTTTGATGGACCAACTCATCTACTTTGCCAGGCTGCGCAATGTGCCGACAGCGGAAGCGAAAAAGCGCATCAGCGATTGGGCGGAACGGTTGGAAGTGACGGAGTACTTATACCCAGGCTATGCCAATGGCAGCCTGGCCGACACCACCGGCAAGAGAGCCGGCTTTGGTTTTGGCAGCAAACGCAGAAAAGCAGCTCCGCCAAAATTGGCAGATCAGCTTTCCAAAGGCAATCAGCAGAAAATTCAATTTATGACAGCCTTGATTTCCGATCCGGAGCTGATCATCCTGGACGAACCTTTATCCGGCCTCGATCCGATCAATACCGATTTGTTCCGCAATATCATCCGCGATGAAATAGACAAGGGCAAATACCTGATCATGTCCAGCCATCAGATGGCTACGGTGGAGGAATTCTGCAGCGACCTGACCATCCTTGACCGCGGCAAAGTCATCTTACAGGGACATCTGAATGAAATTAAAAAAAGTTACGGCAGAGTCAATCTCAAGCTGAAAGTGGAGCAGGATATTTCGCAGCTGCTTGACGCGGCGGCAGTGCAGCTGATTGCAGAAAAGGAATATGAATATCAATTGAAGGTGAGCGGGCAGGAACAGGCCAATCTGTTGCTTTCAATGCTGATCGCCCGGCAGATCAGCATTATCACCTTTGATCTGCGTGAACCTTCGCTGCATGAGATTTTCGTGAAAGTAGTAGGTGAATCCAATGAAACTGAATAA
- a CDS encoding ABC transporter permease, which yields MKLNKNDFTGIGKVYSFTLTQYAKSKANLIALAIMLLLVLVSVPLVVLFKGNPTEGIPTTNLSKVYLLNETGFALQLEKAAQHNPQLADVTFLEVESVPENAAGQLTAEELFLHLYPANHTYAIDVFSSSASALSNAEISQLTSLISYLFSQARLSGLGVTAEQFGVVMSGYSSSISSIEEYLHPRQSLGMDAKFLIQYIYAILVMILCLTSSIYIIRTIIEEKSSKLVELLMISIKPLAMIAGKILAVMTYVFGMILGLGAAFLLSYWLTGYFADVSIITTMLTGLGFSSALLNIGWFTIVIVLVSLLLGYLTFSLIAGIAGTSCSSMEDVNSASQLTTMIVMAGYLISLFAVNFENSAVSIITSLSPIVAVFCAPVAFVSGNISFTILLLSWFLQALTVAFLAWFCARIYQDLLLHKGSRVEFKEMLVMAKNNKVSVKVGK from the coding sequence ATGAAACTGAATAAGAATGACTTTACCGGTATCGGCAAAGTTTATTCTTTCACCTTAACGCAATATGCCAAAAGCAAAGCCAATCTCATTGCGTTGGCGATCATGCTGCTGCTGGTTCTGGTCAGTGTCCCGCTGGTAGTATTATTCAAAGGCAATCCAACGGAAGGGATACCAACGACAAATCTGAGCAAAGTTTATCTTCTCAATGAAACCGGTTTTGCCTTGCAATTGGAAAAGGCGGCCCAGCATAATCCACAGCTTGCTGATGTTACCTTTCTTGAAGTTGAATCTGTTCCTGAGAACGCTGCGGGTCAGCTCACAGCAGAAGAACTATTCCTCCATCTCTATCCTGCCAACCATACCTACGCCATTGATGTTTTTTCGTCGAGCGCGAGTGCGCTGAGTAATGCTGAGATTTCGCAGCTGACATCCCTGATTTCCTATTTGTTTAGCCAAGCGCGCTTGTCAGGTCTGGGTGTCACGGCAGAGCAGTTTGGCGTGGTGATGTCGGGTTACAGCAGCAGTATCAGCAGTATTGAGGAGTATCTTCATCCACGCCAATCGCTTGGTATGGATGCGAAATTCCTGATTCAATATATTTATGCAATTCTTGTGATGATTCTCTGCCTCACCTCTTCAATTTATATTATCCGCACCATCATCGAAGAAAAATCCTCCAAACTGGTTGAGCTGCTGATGATCAGCATCAAACCGCTGGCTATGATCGCGGGTAAAATTCTGGCAGTCATGACCTATGTTTTCGGCATGATTCTTGGGCTTGGTGCCGCTTTTCTGCTTTCTTATTGGCTAACCGGTTATTTTGCCGATGTTTCCATCATCACGACGATGTTAACCGGTCTTGGCTTTTCCTCCGCTTTGCTCAACATCGGCTGGTTTACGATCGTCATCGTTTTGGTCTCTTTGCTGCTTGGTTACTTAACCTTCTCGTTGATCGCCGGCATCGCCGGTACCAGCTGTTCTTCCATGGAAGATGTGAATTCCGCCAGTCAGCTAACGACGATGATTGTCATGGCAGGTTATCTGATATCGCTTTTTGCTGTGAATTTTGAAAACAGCGCGGTCAGTATCATCACCTCCCTCTCTCCCATCGTCGCTGTTTTCTGCGCTCCGGTTGCTTTTGTCAGCGGCAATATTTCTTTCACCATTCTGCTGCTCTCCTGGTTTTTACAAGCCTTGACCGTGGCGTTTCTGGCTTGGTTCTGCGCAAGGATTTACCAGGATTTGCTGCTGCACAAAGGCAGCCGGGTAGAATTCAAGGAAATGCTGGTCATGGCCAAAAACAATAAAGTATCTGTAAAGGTAGGTAAATGA
- a CDS encoding ABC transporter permease: protein MKNILKGLPAIFSFTFNQQIRSKTYKLLTIGLAVLCFLIPAVSMTLVAYLNGSESDQLTVSFVRQVYVVDTSNTTKLDYTFLNSLGNAEFANLLYVNYDDLNTANQAAQRSDGSVLILLMEKSAAGFALHLLLPDQTKLTEQDARGFERFFSANFQSVLIQKSSLNLPQILELTTPIAVQIKTESQTPAIEPVATAKTVLSYVLPYLNMMLLYFLILAYGQGVANSVIMEKTSRLMDTFLVAVQPSAMVFGKVFAIALSGLLQLGIWLLSVIGGFACGTFFVQAMHPKASLGIMQLFDSFGAFSGMFTVSGLVVALLVLISGFLLYCALAAIGGAVASKPEDLSSTNQLFILTLVISFFSVFAFSGGFSSGGFTNTAWLNWIPFTAIMIVPSRVLLGQMSLLAAMGSLAVILLTTGLVMLLAGKLYTMMSLYKGNPPSIKKILLILYR from the coding sequence ATGAAAAATATCTTGAAAGGTTTACCTGCCATTTTCTCCTTTACTTTCAACCAACAGATCAGAAGCAAAACCTACAAACTCCTGACCATTGGGCTGGCAGTTCTTTGCTTTCTGATTCCCGCCGTCAGCATGACCCTCGTCGCTTATTTGAATGGCAGCGAATCCGACCAACTGACTGTTTCTTTCGTCAGGCAGGTTTATGTGGTCGATACCAGCAATACCACTAAACTGGATTATACTTTCCTGAACAGCTTGGGCAATGCTGAATTTGCCAATCTTCTCTACGTCAATTACGACGATCTGAACACCGCCAATCAGGCCGCGCAGCGCTCTGATGGAAGTGTTTTAATTCTGCTGATGGAAAAGAGTGCGGCGGGATTCGCTCTGCATCTGCTTTTACCGGATCAAACCAAGCTGACAGAACAAGACGCCCGCGGTTTTGAACGGTTTTTCAGCGCCAACTTTCAATCTGTCTTGATTCAAAAATCCAGTCTCAATCTGCCGCAGATTCTTGAATTAACCACACCCATTGCGGTTCAAATCAAAACCGAAAGCCAAACGCCCGCGATTGAACCTGTTGCCACTGCCAAAACAGTCCTATCTTACGTTCTACCTTATCTCAATATGATGCTGCTCTATTTTCTGATTCTGGCGTACGGGCAGGGGGTTGCCAACAGCGTGATTATGGAAAAAACTTCAAGGTTGATGGATACTTTTTTGGTCGCTGTGCAGCCGTCGGCTATGGTTTTCGGTAAGGTTTTTGCCATCGCGCTCTCCGGTTTGCTGCAGCTAGGCATCTGGCTGCTCTCCGTGATTGGTGGCTTTGCCTGCGGGACCTTCTTCGTTCAGGCAATGCATCCAAAAGCCAGCCTGGGAATCATGCAATTGTTCGATTCTTTCGGCGCTTTCTCCGGTATGTTTACAGTCTCCGGTCTTGTGGTTGCTCTGCTTGTTCTGATCAGCGGTTTCCTGCTTTACTGCGCTTTGGCTGCAATCGGCGGCGCCGTCGCCAGCAAACCGGAGGATTTGTCCTCAACCAATCAACTATTTATCTTGACGTTGGTCATCAGTTTTTTTAGTGTTTTTGCTTTCAGCGGAGGTTTCTCTTCCGGAGGTTTCACGAATACCGCCTGGCTGAACTGGATTCCTTTCACTGCTATCATGATTGTACCCAGCCGCGTTCTGCTGGGGCAAATGAGCCTGTTGGCCGCCATGGGGTCCCTTGCGGTGATCCTGCTGACGACTGGCTTGGTGATGCTGCTGGCCGGCAAACTCTACACGATGATGTCGCTCTATAAAGGCAACCCGCCAAGTATTAAGAAGATTTTGCTCATTTTATACCGATAA
- a CDS encoding polysaccharide deacetylase family protein: MKFTNNRQNAMPPIEYTGTSIPIFMYHEIGTGSNSLYVSAENFRAQMEYLSDNGYHTATMSAAQEMLASKKIPAKTVVLTFDDGYASFYKQAWPIMKEFDFTGTVYLVTELLDRANYLTWEETKTLTNAGIEIGSHTQHHLDLKAISNDDQKLEISNSKKMLEEKLNISVKSFCYPSGSYSEITPQLVKEAGYTSAVIVTYGLATPEDNQFLIPRVRVHGWTNLDQFAGSFK, translated from the coding sequence ATGAAATTCACCAATAACCGTCAGAATGCTATGCCGCCCATTGAATACACCGGAACTTCAATTCCGATCTTCATGTATCATGAAATTGGAACCGGCTCCAACAGTCTTTATGTATCGGCGGAGAATTTCAGAGCCCAGATGGAATATTTATCCGATAACGGGTATCATACGGCTACAATGTCCGCTGCTCAGGAAATGCTGGCCAGCAAAAAAATCCCCGCCAAAACGGTAGTTTTGACATTTGATGATGGCTATGCTTCCTTTTATAAGCAGGCATGGCCCATTATGAAGGAGTTTGACTTTACAGGTACCGTTTATCTGGTGACCGAATTACTGGACCGAGCCAATTACCTCACTTGGGAGGAAACGAAAACGCTGACAAACGCAGGCATTGAGATCGGCAGCCATACACAACATCACCTGGATTTAAAGGCGATCAGTAACGATGATCAGAAACTGGAAATCAGTAATTCCAAAAAAATGCTGGAAGAGAAATTGAATATATCGGTAAAATCCTTCTGTTATCCCAGCGGTTCTTACAGTGAAATTACACCGCAGTTGGTGAAAGAGGCCGGCTATACTTCGGCGGTTATCGTTACCTATGGCTTAGCCACCCCCGAAGACAACCAATTCTTGATCCCCAGGGTTAGAGTCCACGGTTGGACAAATCTGGATCAGTTCGCCGGCAGTTTTAAGTGA
- a CDS encoding transposase, producing MQRDDTADAGYESEGNYTFFENKTTQCYIKPQNDKRSKTKKYKSNLTLRENMAYDRTLDEYTCQAEKKLRAVHIGKRKSKSGFESEITYYACEDCGSCPFKKQCTQSKGNRTLQVSKKFIAQRQQSQQRITGAKGILLRMNRSIQSEGAIGVIKQDYGFRQFLLRGYKKVLVEILLVAMGYNINKLQNKIQQKSHRQTIV from the coding sequence TTGCAGCGAGATGACACAGCGGATGCGGGTTATGAGAGCGAGGGAAATTACACCTTTTTTGAAAATAAAACCACACAGTGTTACATTAAGCCTCAAAATGATAAGCGCTCTAAAACGAAGAAATACAAGAGCAACCTGACGCTGAGAGAAAACATGGCCTATGACAGGACACTGGATGAATACACCTGTCAGGCTGAAAAGAAGCTCAGAGCAGTTCATATAGGCAAACGTAAGAGCAAGTCTGGTTTTGAAAGTGAAATCACCTACTACGCCTGCGAAGATTGCGGATCGTGTCCCTTCAAAAAGCAATGCACCCAGTCGAAGGGGAACAGGACACTGCAGGTCTCCAAGAAATTCATTGCGCAGCGTCAGCAATCGCAGCAGCGGATCACCGGTGCCAAGGGGATCTTGCTGCGGATGAACCGTTCCATTCAGTCGGAAGGAGCCATCGGCGTGATCAAGCAGGATTACGGCTTCCGTCAGTTCCTGCTCCGCGGCTATAAAAAGGTTTTGGTCGAGATTCTTTTGGTGGCAATGGGCTATAACATCAACAAGCTACAGAACAAGATTCAACAAAAATCGCACCGGCAGACAATTGTTTAA
- the selB gene encoding selenocysteine-specific translation elongation factor, whose amino-acid sequence MKHIIIGTAGHVDHGKTALIRALTQIDTDRLKEEKQRGISIENGFAYFDLPSGRRSGLIDVPCHERFIKNMLAGVGGIDIVILVIAADEGVMPQTREHLNIVSLLQVKRGIVALTKADLVEQDWLELVTEQVREELADTFLADAPIIAVSSLTGQGLPALTAEIDRLTEEVEAKDSHAAARLPIDRVFTIPGFGTVVTGTLLTGVLALSDKLEIMPGKTEVRVRALQVHGEKVEKAFAGQRVAVNLAGVDVTDVRRGDVLAAVNTLKTTLMLDARVRILVTAPRPLQHRTRIRLYIGASEVMGRVVPLEQESVEPGESALIQLRLEEPVAAAEGDLFVLRSYSPMVTIGGGTVLQTNPRKKTRFKTEQIEALRRMEKGSPQHRLLQMLAAVSDSYPLREDFIKAHPEISEIEELIEQLLQSEQAVSLTVDKKEILLASSYLQALEIQAEEILQRFHRKNPLRLGMAKEELHSRLLKQTSNKIFAALLLIWLSDERIKITGNTVAAYDFKVQLTAEQTSLYREISEKFRTAGFEPPAKSDLLTQYAKRKDLPAILELMQEEGSLLRLTEEIFYNKDHFDQAEQLLFDFFREHTEISLAEYRDLLATSRKYALALLEYFDTAKITQRQGEKRILRKKS is encoded by the coding sequence ATGAAACATATTATTATTGGTACGGCTGGTCATGTCGACCATGGCAAGACCGCTTTGATCCGGGCGTTGACGCAGATCGATACCGATCGTTTAAAAGAAGAAAAGCAGCGCGGTATTTCCATTGAGAACGGTTTTGCTTACTTTGATTTGCCGAGCGGCAGACGGTCGGGTCTGATCGACGTACCCTGTCATGAACGCTTTATTAAAAATATGCTGGCCGGGGTCGGCGGGATCGATATTGTCATCCTGGTCATCGCGGCGGATGAGGGAGTCATGCCGCAGACCAGAGAACATTTAAATATCGTGTCGCTCCTACAAGTCAAGCGTGGCATCGTGGCTCTAACCAAAGCGGACCTGGTGGAGCAAGATTGGCTGGAGCTGGTCACCGAGCAGGTCAGGGAAGAACTGGCCGATACGTTTCTGGCGGATGCGCCGATTATTGCGGTTTCCAGTCTGACCGGGCAAGGATTGCCGGCACTGACAGCCGAGATTGATCGCCTGACCGAAGAAGTGGAAGCAAAAGACAGCCATGCCGCGGCGCGGCTGCCCATTGACCGCGTCTTCACCATTCCCGGTTTTGGCACGGTGGTGACAGGAACCCTGCTGACCGGAGTTTTAGCGCTCAGCGATAAATTGGAGATCATGCCGGGTAAAACCGAAGTCCGTGTGCGTGCCCTGCAGGTGCATGGCGAAAAAGTAGAGAAGGCCTTTGCCGGCCAGCGTGTGGCGGTTAATTTGGCGGGCGTGGATGTGACAGACGTACGGCGCGGTGATGTGCTGGCGGCAGTCAACACCCTAAAGACGACCTTAATGCTGGACGCCAGGGTGCGCATCCTGGTCACCGCTCCCCGTCCCCTGCAGCACAGAACCAGAATCCGTTTATACATCGGCGCCAGTGAAGTGATGGGACGGGTGGTTCCTCTGGAACAGGAAAGCGTCGAACCCGGAGAAAGCGCTTTGATTCAACTGCGGTTGGAAGAGCCGGTTGCCGCCGCCGAAGGCGATTTGTTTGTGCTGCGCTCTTATTCACCGATGGTTACCATCGGCGGCGGCACGGTATTGCAGACCAATCCGCGCAAGAAAACACGCTTTAAGACAGAGCAGATTGAGGCGCTGCGCCGGATGGAAAAAGGATCGCCGCAGCACCGCCTGCTGCAAATGCTGGCAGCGGTCAGCGACTCCTATCCGCTGCGGGAAGATTTTATCAAAGCGCACCCGGAAATCAGTGAGATCGAAGAGCTGATCGAACAATTGCTGCAGAGCGAACAGGCGGTTTCCTTAACGGTTGATAAAAAAGAGATTCTGCTTGCTTCCTCCTATCTGCAGGCTCTGGAAATTCAAGCGGAAGAAATTTTGCAGCGTTTTCACCGCAAAAATCCGCTGCGCCTGGGTATGGCAAAAGAAGAACTGCACAGCCGCCTGCTGAAGCAAACCAGCAATAAAATATTCGCCGCTTTGCTGCTGATTTGGCTGAGCGATGAGCGGATCAAAATCACCGGCAATACGGTAGCCGCTTATGATTTTAAAGTCCAACTAACGGCGGAACAGACATCCCTCTACCGGGAGATCAGTGAGAAATTCCGGACTGCCGGATTTGAGCCGCCTGCCAAAAGCGATCTGCTGACGCAATATGCCAAACGCAAAGATTTACCCGCGATCCTGGAACTGATGCAGGAAGAAGGTTCGCTGCTGCGTCTGACGGAGGAGATTTTTTACAACAAAGATCATTTCGATCAGGCGGAGCAGCTGCTGTTTGACTTCTTTCGGGAACATACGGAAATCAGCTTGGCGGAATACCGTGATCTGCTGGCAACCAGCAGGAAGTATGCCTTGGCTTTGCTGGAGTATTTTGATACCGCCAAAATCACACAGCGTCAGGGAGAGAAAAGGATTTTAAGAAAAAAGAGCTGA
- the selA gene encoding L-seryl-tRNA(Sec) selenium transferase yields the protein MGLKSKQEVLSQIPQVELLLRTPSIQALIEEYSHQAVTDSIRQVLALFRREILSQPTDWFPEEMPDRQEILQRVKIMTKQKMQPSLHGVINATGIILHTNLGRALLPKNACKQVLEVASRYSNLEIDEKTGMRGSRYDHVNQLLCQISGAEDAMVVNNNAAAVLLVLAAMGCGKEVVVSRGQLIEIGGSFRIPEVMQQSGCRLVEVGATNKTHLQDYEKAIGPQTALLLKAHTSNYRIVGFTGEVSNADLVQLGHAHALPIVEDLGSGILLDLSAYGLTEPTVQSSLQAGIDVVTISGDKLLGGPQAGIILGKKEYIALMKKHPLNRALRIDKMTLAGLEATLKLYLDEKKALSEIPVLRMLTIRKEELHKKADRLWLDITMRVGGKAFVRVQEDVSEVGGGSMPLVQLPTYVLAIVPRDCSVVQLEAALRGFETPIFGRIAKDQYLLDLRTIQDDELTRVADGVVQMIDQTIL from the coding sequence ATGGGTTTAAAATCGAAACAGGAAGTATTGTCTCAAATTCCGCAAGTGGAATTGTTGTTAAGAACACCGTCCATACAAGCTTTAATAGAAGAATATTCTCATCAGGCGGTGACGGATTCCATTCGTCAGGTCTTAGCTTTATTTCGCCGTGAAATTTTATCGCAGCCAACCGATTGGTTCCCGGAAGAGATGCCGGACCGACAGGAAATCCTGCAGCGGGTAAAAATCATGACAAAACAAAAAATGCAGCCCAGTCTGCATGGTGTGATCAATGCCACCGGAATCATTCTGCACACCAATCTGGGCCGGGCTCTTTTACCAAAAAACGCCTGCAAACAAGTCTTGGAGGTAGCCAGCCGTTATTCCAACCTGGAGATCGATGAAAAAACAGGCATGCGCGGCTCGCGGTATGATCATGTCAATCAATTACTCTGTCAAATCAGCGGCGCCGAAGATGCGATGGTTGTCAATAACAATGCCGCCGCCGTACTGCTGGTTCTGGCTGCGATGGGCTGCGGCAAGGAAGTTGTCGTTTCCCGCGGACAATTGATTGAAATCGGCGGTTCTTTCCGTATCCCCGAAGTGATGCAGCAAAGCGGCTGCCGTCTGGTTGAAGTTGGCGCTACCAACAAAACGCATCTGCAGGATTACGAAAAAGCCATTGGCCCCCAAACCGCTCTTTTGCTGAAAGCGCATACCTCCAATTACCGGATTGTTGGCTTTACCGGGGAAGTGAGCAACGCCGATCTGGTGCAATTGGGGCACGCGCACGCTTTACCGATTGTGGAAGATCTGGGCAGCGGTATTTTGCTCGACCTGTCCGCCTATGGCTTAACGGAACCAACGGTACAGAGTTCTCTGCAGGCGGGGATTGATGTGGTGACGATCAGCGGCGATAAACTGCTGGGCGGTCCGCAGGCTGGTATTATTTTGGGTAAGAAAGAATATATTGCGCTGATGAAAAAGCATCCGCTCAATCGGGCGCTGCGCATTGACAAAATGACCCTGGCGGGATTGGAAGCCACTTTAAAATTGTATTTGGACGAAAAAAAGGCGCTGAGCGAAATTCCGGTCCTGCGCATGCTGACGATTCGTAAAGAGGAATTGCATAAGAAAGCAGATCGGCTCTGGCTGGATATCACCATGCGGGTAGGCGGCAAAGCGTTTGTCCGTGTGCAGGAAGATGTTTCTGAGGTGGGCGGCGGGTCCATGCCTTTGGTACAATTACCAACTTATGTGCTGGCGATTGTACCGCGCGATTGCAGTGTGGTGCAATTGGAAGCGGCACTGCGCGGTTTTGAGACGCCGATCTTTGGGCGGATTGCCAAAGACCAGTATTTGCTGGATCTGCGCACCATCCAGGACGATGAACTGACGCGGGTGGCGGACGGCGTGGTGCAGATGATCGATCAAACAATCCTTTAG